The DNA sequence CGAGGGGAAGAAGTTTCAGTGCGCATAGATGAGCCTTCGTTTTCCAAAAAACTTCAAACCTACGGATATGAGGGCATCTCGGAAGAAATTGAATGCATGATCTTTACGACCGGCGTTCGGCCAGAAAGTAGGGAGGATACCCTAACGATTGGAGGGATCGGGTATGACATTAGCGAAGTCAGCGATGATCCCGGTTCAGGCTGTTACAACCTGACATTGCGCAAAAGAAGGGCGGTAAAATAGTGGCTGCATACAATACAGAATTTCTAGCGAAGGTTTTTAACTTTCAGGAAAACTTTGAGAATTCTTTCGCTGACTATTTTGACGGGCTAGACGGGCTAAGATGCTTCACAACCTTTGCGGATGAGGAATTGCCGGAAAACTTTCTTGCGGTTCAGTTCGCGTTGGGTGGGGCCAATGGAGGGGAATCTACGGCGTTGCTGAACTACGACAACGGCCAATTAGAAGAAGATATCTTCAATGGGGAACTTACGGTTCAGATTGTTACGCGCAGAAATGATGCGGAAGACCTGAATGAAAACCCTTTACCTTCGATCATACGCTTTCATTCGCAATTGCGGGCAAAGGTTATGGCTAGAATGCTTCGCGGCCAGCTTCACGGGGTGAATCTCCCTTCCTTCTATTCGATTGTGACGCTGAATCATGCGGGGGTTGGCGTATCCATCGAAGAAGACAATTGGGTAGATATCAGCGCGGTCCAATATAACCTTCAGTTCCAGATTCGCCAATGGGACGAGTAGGTTTCCAGAATTACAGCCGATCCCGTCAAATTCCGGGGACTTGGCGCACAGAACAGATTCTGAATGACACAGTGTATTTTGTTGAATCTGAGGAGATTCGAAGGGGCATTGAAGATTTCTTTGTTCTTCTCGAAAAGCTGAAGGTTGACGGAAAATATTTCATGCCTTTACCCCTTTGGTTTGAGTTTGAAGGCCGAAAGCTAACAGTTTGGGGAGGATTTAAAACAGACTATGCGTCTATACCCCGTGGTTTGTGGTTCCTTCTAGCGCCAAGGCAGATTCGTAGGGCGGCAATTCTCCATGATGCGGGATATCGAATACTGGGATTTTTGCGTGATCAAAAAATAATCACAAATAGGCAGTTTTCTATTTTTCGCGAAACCTTCGATGATCTTTTCTTCGAGGCAATGGGCCATGTGGACCCATCGATTTCGGCCTTTAAACGTTGTGCCGCCTTTCGCTCCGTTCGGGCCTTCGGTTGGATGCGAGGCGCGGGACTGAATGACGCAACGATTATCCAGAATAATTTTCCGGTAGTGGATCGTATAATTTCTCCGTTCTGAAAGTCTATTCAGTGGCGGGGTAAATAAGGGTATTATGACCTATAATCCCGAAAGCGCTATCGTCCATACATCTCCCTTGGTTGTGGATACTGATTCCTACGTTGTAACTGATTTCTCCTACGACCTTGGGGCTCAAGTTATCCCCATTAAAGATTCTACAGATAAGGTTACTTCCTATTATATTGATGAAACCAACGAAAACGCTGGTTCCATCACGATTGAACTGAAAGACGGTGAAACCGGAATTTTCGCGATAGGCGACGAATTTACCTATGAATCGAAAGATTGGATTGTAGCTGGCCACGGCCAATCAAGAAGCCGAGGTTCCCAAGCTACTGCTACCTACACAATCAACGAAAAAATCTACAGTGCTTCATAGGTCCTATACTGAAATCCCAGGATTTCAGGAGGATTACCAAGAAGCCCAAGAAAAGCAGCGACTACAGCGCGATTCGTCCTTTTTCTCAGAAGTCCCCCTAGAAATTCTAAGGGGGATTTTTGTTTCTCCGCTGACCCTTCGAAAGGTCACGTTGCTCCAAATTGTGGGCAATCCGTATATTTGTGGCGGTCCTGTTACGCGGGAAGATTCCATTTCGTTTTTATGGATAATTTCCAGCGAGCACGTTCCCAACAATCCGCGATTAAAAAAGGAATTCTTCAAGAAGACCCGTTCTCATTCATCTGAGACTTTGGACGGCGCAATCTGCCAGTATTTGGAAGATCAATGGATGGAACTTGAGGATTCCGCGCCTTCGGATTCGAAAGGAGTCAGACGTTCCATTCCGCTTGATCAAGCTTCGACCGCCGCTTCCTACGTGCATCTACTCGCAAGCAAGTATGGTTGGGGGGAGCAATACATTCTGAATATGCCGATTTCCCGAATTCTTCAGTATCGGAACCTAATTATTTCGGAGATCGATCCACAGCACAAACCCGCAAGTTTGGCGATGAATGTAATTCGGGAATACAATGAGCGATTCAGTCGGATGCTGAAAGAAAGTAAATAGTTTCATGCTGAAGAATGCGATAACTATGTATTTCGGAGCCGATACAAAAGGAGTCGAAACCAAGATGGGGAAACTCAAAAGTTCCATCAAATCTTTTGCTGTATCTATGGGCCTAGTTTTATCGGTCGCCTCAGTCAAAAAGTATATCGATCACCTGACCGAGTTGGGCGAAACCGCGCAAACCCTCAACATGAACGTGGAGGAGTATCAGCGTTACATTTATGCGGCAAAACAGTCAGGTGTTGAAACCGCTGCTTTGAATGACGGCCTTCTTGAGATGCAAAAAAGGTTTGGTGAAGCCATGGAGGGAACGGGCCAGATGTATGAGGTCATGAAAAAGTACAATCTTTCCATGGAGGATTCTGAGGGAAAATTGAAAACCAATGATCAGCTTTTGGGCGAACTTGCTGATCTATATTCTTCGCTACCCAATTCGATTGAAAAGGCTCGAATGGCTGATCAGGCATTTGGCGGATCTGCAAAGGAAATGGTTCGTCTACTAGATGAAGGGGCCGAAGGGTTTGCCCGTTTGAAAAAGGAAGCGGACGAATACGGCGCGATTGTAGAAGAAAGGGTGATTCGAGCCGCTGAAGAAACTAGCTACAAACTAGAAAAGGCAATGTCTCGAATTGGAGCGTTTGGAACGAGTATCGCGTCGGGTGTATATGACGCCATGGACGCTACTGGAAACGCGGTTGGGTCTTTCTTCTATGGAACTGAGGCCGCAGCTGATGCTTATAACGAATCCCAGTCCCAAATGGAGGAGGCGATTACCAAAAAGCAGCAAGCCGAAGCCAAAAAACGCCAAGCTCAGTTTGAGGCCGCGCAGGAAAAACGCCGCAAAACCATCGAAGAAGCCAATCAGAAGATTTTGGATTTGGAGGAAGATTTTCGCTTCAACCAACTTTCTGCCATAGGTCAGCTACTCCAGAAGGAGAAGGAACTAGCCAAACTTCGCGGAGAATACGTCACAGGGCGCGTACAGGGCGATTTCTCCGAGCTTGAGGGGCTGGATAAGAAAAAGGAGATAGCATCCCTAGAAATCGATGTGGCAAAACGCCGCGCCGAAATCGATAAGGCCGCCGCAGCGGAGCAAATGCGTTGGGAGGAGAAGAAAGCCAAAATGCTCCGAGATCATGAGTTTTCGCAAATGAAAACGACTCAGGAAAAGATCGATTTTTTGCAGGCTGAAATGAACGCCATTGAGAAAAAGGCGACCAAGGAAAAACTATCATACATTGAGCGCGAAAAATGGCTCACGAAGGCCATTGAAGTTGAGGATCTACTTGCTGAAAAGAAGCAGAAGATCCGAGACGACGAACAAGATGCAGTCGATAAGCGGAAAGAAACCGAGGAGGATATTCTAGATTTGCGCAAGAAAGCAGCAAATATCAAAAGCTCAGATTCAGGGTCAGATTACGAAGGGCGCGGCCAAGCTTCCTTATCCGAACTGGTTGCCGGAACTCGCGGTTCATCCAATGATCAGCGCAAAGCCCGAAGGGTACAAAGGTTTGAGGAGCGAGCGAAGGAAGCGGCAGACCGAGGCAACTACGAAAAGCGAGATGAATTGTTCGGTAAAGCCGACAAGCTCCGTTCCGAAATTGGAAACCTCAAAGAATCAGACCGGATTCTCCGCAAGCAGGAAGAACTCCAAAAAAAGCAGTTCGAGGAACTGGAGGAGATCAAAAAACAAATTACGAAACTAAACGAGGACTTAGCAGATGAATCCTAACCTTAGAACGCCAGTGCCCAATGGTCCCGCGAATGTGTCTTATCC is a window from the Puniceicoccus vermicola genome containing:
- a CDS encoding phage tail tape measure protein, giving the protein MLKNAITMYFGADTKGVETKMGKLKSSIKSFAVSMGLVLSVASVKKYIDHLTELGETAQTLNMNVEEYQRYIYAAKQSGVETAALNDGLLEMQKRFGEAMEGTGQMYEVMKKYNLSMEDSEGKLKTNDQLLGELADLYSSLPNSIEKARMADQAFGGSAKEMVRLLDEGAEGFARLKKEADEYGAIVEERVIRAAEETSYKLEKAMSRIGAFGTSIASGVYDAMDATGNAVGSFFYGTEAAADAYNESQSQMEEAITKKQQAEAKKRQAQFEAAQEKRRKTIEEANQKILDLEEDFRFNQLSAIGQLLQKEKELAKLRGEYVTGRVQGDFSELEGLDKKKEIASLEIDVAKRRAEIDKAAAAEQMRWEEKKAKMLRDHEFSQMKTTQEKIDFLQAEMNAIEKKATKEKLSYIEREKWLTKAIEVEDLLAEKKQKIRDDEQDAVDKRKETEEDILDLRKKAANIKSSDSGSDYEGRGQASLSELVAGTRGSSNDQRKARRVQRFEERAKEAADRGNYEKRDELFGKADKLRSEIGNLKESDRILRKQEELQKKQFEELEEIKKQITKLNEDLADES
- a CDS encoding DUF1353 domain-containing protein, producing MYFVESEEIRRGIEDFFVLLEKLKVDGKYFMPLPLWFEFEGRKLTVWGGFKTDYASIPRGLWFLLAPRQIRRAAILHDAGYRILGFLRDQKIITNRQFSIFRETFDDLFFEAMGHVDPSISAFKRCAAFRSVRAFGWMRGAGLNDATIIQNNFPVVDRIISPF